The stretch of DNA GGGATACAACGGCACCGGCGTGGCCCGTGCAAGCTGGCTCGGCCACAAGATCGCACACCAGATGCTGGGCTCCGATCTGGGCAAGACGGTCTACTCCGATCTTAAATTCGAGACCAGACCCTACTTTCATGGCAAGCCCTGGTTCTTGCCCTTGGCGGTAGGGTTCTACGGCATGCTCGACAAATGGGATCAGCGGTGATCGCCCTTGCTCGATACCTCTATCGGACACGGATGGGCGAATAGAGGAATTCGGCGAGGCGCGCCGGGCCTTATCCCAAAAGACAAACGCAAAAATTTATGTATAATCCTGCTCTTGCTGATGACCGAGGCACTCGTGCCAAAGACATAGCCAGCATGCGGGAATAGCTCAGTTGGTAGAGCGCAACCTTGCCAAGGTTGAGGTCGCGAGTTCGAGACTCGTTTCCCGCTCCAGAATTTCGATATGCGCCGCAGGCTGCAATCAAGAGCATACGCAAGGTATTGATAAAAGGGGCGAATCGCAGATTCGCCCCTTTTTCATTTGGCCGCCGCGGGCGGGACCACATTCGAATGAATCCAAATGAGCAGTTTGGCAAAGGGCATGGTGCACCTGCCTTGCTGGCCTGTTTTGCTCCACCTCAACTCATGCGCTTGCAGGTGCCTGCCTTTGTCCTGGATCAAGGCGGCCGCGTAAAGATTCTGGCAAATTTCCCATGCGGGCGTGATCTGCGCGGCAAATCGCACCCGTAAGCGAAGCGCACTTATTTGAGTTTGCGCCAGGAGAAAAAGCGATGAACCATTTGTCGGCGTCCGCGCTTGAACTGCTGAAAGCGCGCCTGGTCGCCCTGCGCGAGAATGCCCTGCACGAGGCTTGGGCTGCTCAGACGCGTAGCCTGGACACCGTCAACGACGAGTATCCGAAAGTCCAGGACCCGACAGAACGCGCCGAATCGCGGCGTGAGCAGGAAATCGACGGGGCGCAGGCCGACATTGACCATGTCATGGCCGACGCAGCCCAGGCCGCCTTGCAAAGAATTTCGGATGGAAGCTATGGCACCTGCCTGGAGTGCGGCCTGCCGATACGGCAGTCGCGCCTGCTGGCCATCCCGATCGCGATCCGATGCTCCGACTGCCAGCGCATCCATGAGCGGCGTCAAGCTGCGCGATAGGGCTTATATGTACTCGTCTTCCGACAACGCCCTGGATGCGGCGTTGAACTTTCTTGCCGCAGAGCAGGAATCGGCTGGTGCCGATCCGGACAAGATGGTGCTGGAGACTTCGATTTCAAAAATTCTCCTGATCGGTACGCACGCCTACAAGTTCAAACGCGGCGTGCGATTGCCGTACGTGAACTACGCGACCGCGCAGGACAGGCTGCAAGCCTGCGAAAAAGAACTCGAGCTCAACCGCGCCTATGCCCCCGAGCTGTATGACTGCGTCTTGCGCATCACGCGCAAGACGGACGGCGCGCTGCAGATAGGCGGGGAAGGCGAATTGGTCGAACCCGTCATAAA from Bordetella sp. FB-8 encodes:
- a CDS encoding TraR/DksA family transcriptional regulator, encoding MNHLSASALELLKARLVALRENALHEAWAAQTRSLDTVNDEYPKVQDPTERAESRREQEIDGAQADIDHVMADAAQAALQRISDGSYGTCLECGLPIRQSRLLAIPIAIRCSDCQRIHERRQAAR